From the genome of Variovorax sp. RA8, one region includes:
- a CDS encoding alpha/beta fold hydrolase: MPMTATAAHPPSKILLLAEGRAVWEAGATLALWPLLQLAPRGDGHAVIVLPGLGASDGSTEMLRKFLETRGYTVHGWGLGANCGPLPGVEKGLLGLLRRLHESSGKVSLVGWSLGGVFARMLASRSPESVRGVVTLGSPLHGSPKATRAAKVYELLSGRSANDPRRQKWVRPTPLVPATSIFSRSDGIVSWRSSFQEETPFTENIEVDASHLGLGVHPAVFYAVAERLSQAEGGWAPFVPPAGLRAFYPDPTRP, encoded by the coding sequence ATGCCAATGACAGCCACCGCGGCCCATCCGCCCTCCAAGATCCTGCTGCTGGCCGAGGGGCGGGCGGTATGGGAAGCCGGCGCGACGCTCGCGCTCTGGCCGCTCCTTCAGCTGGCGCCTCGCGGTGACGGCCATGCGGTCATCGTGCTGCCCGGCCTCGGCGCGAGCGACGGCTCCACGGAGATGCTCCGGAAGTTCCTGGAGACGCGGGGCTACACGGTCCATGGCTGGGGCCTTGGCGCCAATTGCGGGCCTCTACCGGGCGTGGAAAAGGGCTTGCTCGGCCTGCTTCGCCGCCTGCACGAGTCCTCGGGCAAGGTGAGCCTGGTGGGCTGGAGCCTCGGCGGCGTGTTCGCCCGGATGCTTGCCTCGAGGTCGCCCGAGTCGGTGCGGGGCGTCGTCACGCTGGGCAGCCCCTTGCACGGCAGCCCGAAGGCCACCCGCGCCGCCAAGGTGTACGAGCTGCTGAGCGGCCGTTCTGCCAACGATCCCAGGCGCCAGAAGTGGGTCAGGCCCACGCCGCTGGTGCCCGCCACGTCCATCTTCAGCCGCTCGGACGGGATCGTGTCCTGGCGCAGCAGCTTCCAGGAAGAGACGCCGTTCACCGAGAACATCGAGGTCGACGCGAGCCACCTGGGTCTGGGCGTTCACCCGGCGGTGTTCTATGCGGTGGCAGAGCGGCTGTCGCAGGCGGAAGGCGGCTGGGCTCCCTTCGTCCCACCGGCGGGCCTGCGCGCGTTCTACCCCGACCCGACGCGCCCATGA
- a CDS encoding porin, with translation MNRTIVAAAGMLTCVTAATAQSSVTLFGVVDVGVSHYSSKSDFYNNTAALMPPLPSVTRSQTVLSNSGQSNSRLGFRGTEDLGGGLAASFWLEAGTTPDSGATGVASFNRRSTVSLSGPFGELRLGRDFTPTFWNDSVFSPFSTIGVGANVVSTVGTNLQTVRGPGSPVAASDNYLRTSNSIGYFLPPNLGGVYGQLQYALHENVSQSNMPGSPSHRGRFFGGRLGYAAGPIDAALAYGESTAADTIGMNAAGFPTGVNLDEKIKTINLGASYDFGFMKVFGEVSQVTDRALSAAPSPVLGSVALRDSDKYKGGLLGVTVPVGAGLIKASYSRVKFDNDLGPLATPFTPRRDASVNKLAVGYDYNLSKRTALYATVARIRVKDGQNNPAIMGAVTGGGAYLSTGAGASGLAPRSSTGYDFGIRHAF, from the coding sequence ATGAACAGAACCATCGTCGCTGCCGCCGGTATGCTGACTTGCGTCACCGCGGCCACAGCCCAATCGTCTGTCACGCTCTTCGGCGTCGTGGATGTCGGGGTCAGCCACTACAGTTCGAAGAGCGACTTCTACAACAACACGGCTGCACTGATGCCTCCGCTGCCGAGCGTCACCCGGAGCCAGACGGTTTTGTCCAACAGCGGGCAATCGAACAGCCGTTTGGGCTTTCGGGGCACAGAGGATCTTGGCGGAGGACTCGCGGCCAGCTTCTGGCTCGAAGCGGGCACGACGCCGGACAGCGGCGCAACCGGGGTCGCAAGTTTCAACCGACGGTCGACCGTCAGCTTGTCCGGCCCCTTTGGCGAGCTTAGGCTGGGCCGCGACTTCACGCCAACCTTCTGGAACGACTCGGTCTTCAGCCCATTCAGCACGATCGGAGTCGGCGCCAATGTCGTTTCGACTGTTGGGACGAATCTGCAGACGGTAAGAGGTCCTGGGTCGCCCGTGGCCGCTTCCGACAACTACCTTCGCACCAGCAACAGCATCGGCTACTTCCTTCCGCCCAATCTGGGCGGGGTCTATGGACAGCTGCAGTACGCACTGCACGAGAACGTCTCGCAGAGCAATATGCCGGGAAGTCCAAGCCATAGGGGGCGCTTTTTCGGCGGCCGGTTGGGTTACGCTGCCGGGCCGATCGACGCTGCCTTGGCCTATGGGGAAAGCACGGCAGCGGACACCATTGGCATGAACGCCGCCGGATTTCCCACTGGCGTCAATCTGGACGAGAAGATCAAAACCATCAATCTCGGTGCCTCGTACGATTTTGGTTTCATGAAGGTCTTCGGCGAAGTCTCGCAAGTCACGGATCGAGCGTTGTCAGCGGCGCCGTCGCCGGTGCTAGGTTCTGTCGCGCTTCGTGATTCAGACAAGTACAAGGGCGGGCTTCTGGGCGTCACCGTGCCCGTCGGCGCAGGTCTGATCAAGGCGTCGTACTCACGCGTCAAGTTCGACAACGACCTGGGCCCCTTGGCCACCCCATTCACGCCGCGACGAGACGCATCGGTGAACAAGCTTGCCGTCGGGTACGACTACAACCTCTCAAAGCGCACGGCGCTGTACGCCACGGTTGCCCGCATTCGGGTCAAGGACGGTCAGAACAATCCGGCGATCATGGGGGCGGTGACGGGCGGCGGGGCCTATCTGTCTACAGGTGCAGGAGCATCAGGGTTGGCACCACGCAGTTCAACCGGATACGACTTTGGCATCCGGCATGCGTTCTGA
- a CDS encoding Bug family tripartite tricarboxylate transporter substrate binding protein, translating into MKSLKVLVACAMLAVAPAWAQTAKFPDRLIRIVVPFAAGGGVDNIARLLANQLHTQLGVSVIVENRAGANGALGGKAVQTATADGYTLLFSAATHVLAKEVVATPPYDPQTDFSPIARVAEAPLMLVIAPQLEPRKLTDVLAAARKEPDKWTAAIPAAGAPSHLATLLLAKQGNVKFTYVPYKGTQPALVDVGGGHVQLLMDSMISVLPLAKAGRVRPIAITSAKRSPLAPEVPTVQESGLPGFTYGSWYGVWAPKGTPADRVQLLNTAINAAITELGKSGALASLGVEPVTQDVDQFKRYVAGFVSQSAELLKSAGFKPE; encoded by the coding sequence ATGAAATCACTGAAAGTATTGGTCGCGTGCGCGATGCTCGCGGTCGCACCCGCATGGGCGCAGACTGCCAAATTCCCTGACCGCTTGATCCGCATCGTCGTTCCTTTCGCTGCGGGAGGCGGGGTAGACAACATCGCGCGCCTGCTGGCCAACCAGCTACACACGCAGCTCGGGGTATCGGTGATTGTGGAAAACCGCGCCGGCGCGAACGGCGCGCTGGGTGGCAAGGCAGTCCAGACCGCCACCGCCGACGGCTATACGTTGCTGTTCTCCGCGGCTACGCACGTGCTGGCCAAGGAGGTCGTCGCCACACCGCCTTACGACCCGCAGACCGATTTCTCCCCGATTGCGCGCGTTGCCGAGGCGCCGCTGATGCTCGTCATCGCGCCCCAGCTTGAGCCTCGCAAGCTCACCGACGTGCTGGCTGCTGCAAGGAAGGAGCCGGACAAGTGGACGGCAGCCATTCCCGCTGCGGGTGCGCCAAGTCACTTGGCCACGCTGCTTCTTGCCAAACAGGGCAACGTGAAGTTCACCTATGTGCCTTACAAGGGTACACAACCAGCGTTGGTCGACGTAGGGGGCGGACACGTTCAGCTCCTGATGGACTCGATGATCTCTGTGCTGCCGCTGGCCAAAGCGGGCCGGGTTCGACCCATCGCGATCACCTCAGCAAAGCGCAGCCCTCTAGCACCCGAGGTTCCGACAGTGCAGGAGAGCGGGCTACCGGGCTTCACCTACGGATCGTGGTACGGCGTGTGGGCGCCCAAGGGCACCCCCGCCGATCGGGTCCAGCTGCTCAACACTGCCATCAACGCCGCCATCACTGAGTTGGGCAAGTCCGGCGCGCTGGCAAGCCTTGGCGTCGAGCCTGTGACTCAGGATGTCGACCAGTTCAAGCGCTATGTCGCTGGCTTCGTCTCCCAGAGCGCTGAACTTCTCAAGAGTGCAGGCTTCAAGCCTGAGTAA
- a CDS encoding CobW family GTP-binding protein, translating into MTGHFSSLLGASQTGQVRVPVTVLTGFLGSGKTTLLNELLREPDLHGTAVIVNEFGEVGIDHDLIANTTEDTILLPNGCMCCAVRGDLIGALVGLAERGASGGSVLRHVLVETSGLADPAPILRTVMGEPAVKHRFTLAGVCCTVDAVLAPGTLDRYSEAARQVAMADHLFLTKADLLSEPISQELLDRLRGLNPTAAVHQERGKYVAALRQTMQTPATDARSLSSESGSFYRPVTTTGEAGDAPAHSAGITSFVITRDDPLPRDGFFAWLDMVIAMRGEDLLRVKGIVNLQEQPGQPLVFHGVQHLYQPPESLPAWPSADRRTRIVFITRGVDAESMDESLRVFERRRRPGPRAASSPDPSSKSTETP; encoded by the coding sequence ATGACCGGCCACTTCTCCTCGTTGCTGGGAGCAAGCCAGACCGGGCAGGTGCGCGTCCCTGTGACGGTACTGACCGGATTCCTCGGCAGCGGAAAGACGACGCTCCTCAACGAGTTGCTGCGCGAGCCTGATCTGCACGGCACCGCAGTCATCGTCAACGAGTTCGGTGAAGTCGGTATCGACCATGACCTGATCGCCAACACGACGGAGGACACCATCCTGTTGCCCAACGGCTGCATGTGTTGTGCGGTGCGCGGCGATCTTATCGGTGCGCTGGTGGGTCTCGCGGAACGCGGCGCATCGGGTGGTTCAGTACTGCGCCATGTACTGGTCGAGACGAGTGGTCTCGCCGACCCTGCGCCGATCCTCCGGACGGTGATGGGAGAGCCCGCCGTCAAGCATCGCTTCACATTGGCCGGCGTGTGCTGCACCGTCGACGCCGTTCTGGCGCCTGGCACGCTTGATCGCTATTCCGAAGCTGCCCGACAGGTTGCCATGGCCGATCACCTTTTTCTCACGAAGGCCGATCTGCTGAGCGAACCGATCTCCCAGGAGTTGCTTGACCGCTTGAGGGGCCTGAACCCGACGGCTGCAGTGCATCAGGAGCGCGGAAAGTACGTGGCGGCGCTGCGGCAGACGATGCAGACGCCTGCCACTGACGCGCGGTCTTTATCCTCGGAGAGTGGATCCTTCTACAGACCGGTGACAACCACCGGCGAAGCGGGTGATGCACCGGCGCACTCGGCCGGAATCACTTCATTCGTGATCACTCGCGACGATCCGTTACCGCGAGACGGCTTCTTTGCCTGGCTCGACATGGTGATCGCAATGCGGGGCGAAGACCTGCTGCGCGTGAAGGGAATCGTCAACCTGCAGGAGCAGCCGGGACAGCCGCTCGTGTTCCACGGCGTACAGCACCTGTACCAGCCGCCCGAGTCATTGCCGGCCTGGCCAAGCGCAGACAGACGCACCCGGATCGTGTTCATCACCCGAGGCGTCGACGCAGAGTCGATGGACGAGTCGCTGCGCGTTTTCGAGCGACGACGACGTCCGGGACCGCGCGCGGCCTCTTCACCGGACCCCTCATCCAAATCAACGGAGACTCCATGA
- a CDS encoding hydantoinase B/oxoprolinase family protein: MSSTPKTQAAAVDPVTVEIIRNGLYAVTEEMKTNLTRTAYNLIIYEALDFTVGLFTREGDTVSIGLGLPMFIRGMSETVKAKIRHFGYENILPGDILVTNDAYTTGSHLNHFTFTMPVFHEGKLEGFTCCMAHWLDVGGTLGNVTTDIFSEGIQIPIMKYQRENVVNQDLIDIIAMNVRLADRALGDLRAQITAITTGERRYVELLERYGVDAVNGSIRQIMDSSEAVARKNTLSIPDGVYEAESFMDDDGLEIGKRIPIRVKVTVTGEEMTVDLSDVSKQVRGFYNSGFTTGIACAQVAYKCLTTPTDYPVNDGSFRSLKVIMPMGTVISAERPYPMRVWMTFPMTVIDTIFKALAPAIPDRSIAGHHADLVFPNIHGISPEDGRLFIVGIGPLGGGWGAKSTEDGVSVTVCINDGDTHNSPTEQLEAKYPVLVEKYQIRQDSAGAGQYRGGLGAEMVVQALSPFTVTTRIDRVHCKPWGLEGGGDAMGNGLAVRHKGEWKTDHLNAKIFNVRLERGDAYKMLSGGGGGFGDPLARDMDLVAEDVREGYVSSEVAREVYRVALGSKGQVDQEATRMLRRAPKALRNGASLDVAWDGQ; encoded by the coding sequence ATGAGCAGCACCCCTAAAACCCAAGCGGCCGCAGTTGACCCGGTCACCGTCGAGATCATCCGCAACGGCCTGTACGCCGTGACGGAGGAGATGAAAACCAATCTCACGCGCACCGCCTACAACCTGATCATCTACGAGGCGCTGGACTTTACCGTCGGGCTTTTCACCAGGGAGGGCGACACGGTCTCTATCGGCCTGGGCCTGCCGATGTTCATCCGGGGCATGTCCGAGACGGTCAAGGCCAAGATCAGGCACTTCGGCTACGAGAACATCCTGCCGGGCGACATCCTGGTCACAAACGATGCCTATACCACCGGCAGCCATCTGAACCACTTCACGTTCACGATGCCGGTGTTCCACGAGGGCAAGCTGGAAGGGTTCACCTGCTGCATGGCGCACTGGCTTGACGTGGGCGGCACGCTCGGCAACGTCACCACCGACATCTTCAGCGAGGGGATCCAGATTCCCATCATGAAGTACCAACGCGAAAACGTGGTGAACCAGGATCTGATCGACATCATCGCGATGAACGTGCGACTGGCCGATCGGGCGTTGGGGGACCTACGCGCGCAGATCACCGCCATCACCACAGGCGAGCGCCGCTACGTCGAGCTCCTGGAGCGCTATGGAGTGGATGCAGTGAACGGCTCAATCCGCCAGATCATGGACTCTTCAGAGGCTGTGGCGCGCAAGAACACCCTTTCGATTCCCGATGGCGTGTATGAGGCGGAGTCCTTCATGGACGACGACGGACTCGAGATCGGCAAGCGCATCCCGATCCGCGTCAAGGTGACCGTCACGGGTGAAGAGATGACGGTGGACTTGTCCGACGTCAGCAAGCAGGTACGTGGCTTCTACAACTCGGGCTTCACGACCGGCATCGCCTGCGCACAGGTGGCCTACAAGTGCCTGACCACGCCGACCGACTACCCGGTCAACGACGGAAGCTTCCGCTCGCTGAAGGTGATCATGCCGATGGGCACGGTCATCAGTGCCGAGCGGCCGTACCCGATGCGGGTGTGGATGACCTTTCCGATGACGGTGATCGACACCATCTTCAAGGCGCTGGCTCCAGCCATCCCGGACCGCTCGATCGCAGGTCACCACGCCGACCTGGTGTTTCCCAACATCCACGGCATCTCCCCGGAGGATGGGCGACTCTTCATCGTCGGCATCGGACCGCTGGGCGGAGGATGGGGCGCCAAGTCGACGGAAGACGGCGTCTCGGTCACGGTGTGCATCAACGACGGCGACACCCACAACAGTCCGACCGAGCAGCTCGAAGCCAAGTACCCGGTGCTGGTCGAGAAGTACCAGATTCGCCAGGACAGTGCCGGCGCCGGTCAGTACCGCGGTGGTCTGGGCGCGGAGATGGTGGTGCAGGCGCTGTCGCCTTTCACCGTCACCACCCGCATCGATCGCGTCCACTGCAAGCCATGGGGCCTGGAAGGCGGCGGGGACGCCATGGGCAACGGCCTCGCCGTGCGTCACAAAGGTGAGTGGAAGACCGACCACCTGAACGCAAAGATCTTCAACGTGCGGCTGGAGCGCGGCGACGCCTACAAGATGCTGTCGGGCGGCGGTGGCGGCTTCGGCGATCCGCTTGCCCGCGACATGGACCTTGTCGCAGAGGACGTGCGCGAGGGCTACGTCAGCAGCGAGGTGGCGCGTGAGGTCTATCGCGTCGCCCTGGGCTCCAAGGGGCAGGTCGACCAAGAGGCGACGCGCATGCTGCGCAGGGCGCCGAAAGCCTTGCGCAATGGTGCGTCTCTCGACGTCGCCTGGGACGGACAGTGA
- a CDS encoding hydantoinase/oxoprolinase family protein, translated as MATHSTPNLRIAVDIGGTFTDMAAFDETTGKLLFGKALSTHGQLVNGIQATLDSADIDVRNGQLFLHGSTIAINTLLERNGANTALLITEGFRDIYEIGRVNRPDAYNLFFNKHQPLVKRSLRFEVAERLRADGSLHKPLDEGAVRELARELKSQSIEAVAVLLLHSYRNPAHEQRVKQILQEELPGAFVSASHELSQEYREFERVSTVVANAYVGPRVSEYLGQLETHLSAKGFGGDFYVVQSTGGLFPIDHARVGCVRMLESGPAAGVIGAQAICAQLGMGDAIAFDMGGTTAKAGVISKGRPLTTGSALIGGYERALPIQIPMMDIHEVGTGGGSIARVETGNALRVGPQSAGSIPGPVAYGRGGKEPTVTDANLVLGRLDADNFLGGELKLDMEGCKRQMDERVAGPLGLAPTEAADGILRIAVTQMSHAVKAVTTERGLDAGSFTMVVYGGAGPLHASAIAREIGIRKVLIPYAPGYFSAYGMLFSDLRYDYVRSVFRKLNDVSFEEIESAYKTMEDEGRAALAQSGVKADGVVIERAADMRYVGQEHAVTVDLPMAFFEGKDRSAIKQQFDELHKVRYGTSAPKEPADLVSLRVTVLGIMKKPPKHRVDEGSSKPEKAAVRTVKPVYFRSGGWADTPVYKRDLLRSGNVVSGPALIEEHASTTVMQPGDEMRVDELGNLQISIGSDRS; from the coding sequence ATGGCAACCCATTCCACTCCCAATCTGCGCATCGCGGTCGACATCGGCGGCACCTTCACCGACATGGCCGCCTTCGACGAGACCACCGGCAAGCTGCTGTTCGGCAAGGCGCTTTCGACGCACGGCCAGCTCGTCAACGGCATCCAGGCCACGCTGGACAGCGCCGACATCGATGTGCGCAACGGCCAGTTGTTCCTGCACGGCTCCACCATCGCCATCAATACGCTGCTGGAGCGCAACGGCGCCAACACGGCGCTGCTCATCACGGAAGGCTTTCGCGACATCTACGAGATCGGCCGCGTGAACCGTCCGGATGCGTACAACCTGTTCTTCAACAAGCACCAGCCGCTGGTCAAGCGCTCGCTGCGCTTCGAGGTGGCCGAACGCCTTCGCGCCGACGGCAGCTTGCACAAGCCGCTGGACGAGGGCGCGGTGCGCGAGCTGGCCCGCGAGCTGAAGAGCCAGAGCATCGAAGCAGTGGCGGTGTTGCTGCTCCACTCGTATCGCAATCCGGCGCACGAGCAGCGTGTCAAGCAGATCTTGCAAGAAGAGCTGCCAGGCGCATTCGTGTCCGCTTCGCACGAGCTTTCACAGGAATACCGCGAGTTCGAGCGGGTCTCCACCGTCGTGGCCAATGCCTACGTTGGGCCCCGCGTCTCCGAATACCTTGGTCAATTGGAGACTCACCTGTCCGCCAAGGGCTTCGGCGGCGACTTCTACGTCGTGCAGTCGACCGGGGGCCTGTTCCCGATCGATCATGCGCGCGTCGGCTGCGTTCGGATGCTGGAGTCGGGCCCCGCGGCCGGTGTGATCGGTGCACAGGCCATCTGTGCGCAACTCGGCATGGGCGATGCGATCGCCTTCGACATGGGCGGCACGACGGCCAAGGCAGGCGTGATCAGCAAGGGCCGGCCGCTCACGACGGGCTCGGCGCTGATTGGCGGCTATGAGCGCGCGCTGCCGATCCAGATCCCGATGATGGACATCCACGAGGTCGGTACCGGCGGTGGCTCGATCGCCCGCGTGGAGACCGGCAACGCGCTGCGTGTGGGACCGCAAAGCGCCGGCTCCATCCCGGGCCCGGTGGCCTATGGCCGCGGCGGCAAGGAGCCGACCGTGACCGACGCCAACCTGGTGCTGGGCCGGCTCGACGCCGACAACTTCCTGGGCGGCGAGCTCAAGCTCGACATGGAAGGCTGCAAGCGGCAGATGGACGAGCGTGTGGCCGGTCCGCTGGGCCTGGCACCGACGGAAGCAGCCGACGGCATCCTGCGTATCGCGGTGACGCAGATGTCGCACGCCGTGAAGGCGGTGACCACCGAACGCGGCCTGGACGCCGGCAGCTTCACCATGGTGGTGTACGGCGGCGCCGGCCCGCTGCATGCCTCGGCGATCGCACGCGAGATCGGCATCCGCAAAGTGCTGATCCCGTACGCGCCGGGCTACTTCTCCGCCTACGGGATGCTGTTCTCCGACCTGCGCTATGACTACGTGCGCTCGGTGTTCCGCAAGCTCAACGACGTCTCCTTCGAGGAAATTGAATCGGCCTACAAGACGATGGAAGACGAGGGCCGCGCCGCGCTGGCGCAGTCCGGCGTGAAGGCGGACGGCGTGGTGATCGAGCGTGCGGCCGACATGCGCTACGTGGGCCAGGAGCACGCGGTGACGGTGGACCTCCCGATGGCTTTCTTTGAGGGCAAGGACCGCTCGGCCATCAAGCAGCAGTTCGACGAACTGCACAAGGTGCGCTACGGCACTTCGGCACCCAAGGAGCCGGCTGACCTGGTGAGCCTGCGCGTCACCGTGCTCGGCATCATGAAGAAGCCGCCCAAGCACCGCGTGGATGAGGGTTCGTCCAAGCCGGAGAAGGCAGCGGTGCGCACCGTCAAGCCGGTGTACTTCCGCTCCGGCGGCTGGGCCGACACGCCCGTCTACAAGCGCGACCTTCTGCGCTCCGGCAACGTCGTCAGCGGCCCGGCGCTGATCGAGGAGCACGCCTCCACCACCGTGATGCAACCAGGCGATGAGATGCGCGTGGACGAACTCGGCAACCTTCAAATTTCCATCGGGAGCGACCGGTCATGA
- a CDS encoding fumarylacetoacetate hydrolase family protein, with protein sequence MKLASFIHAGQATYGVVQEERYQLPSADFIGRYPDLVSVLQADALRELEQSAAASGNAVQASAVRALPVIPNPPKLICVGLNYKTHVAETKRGESEYPSLFLRFNDTLAAHEDVVLRPAFSERFDWEGELAFVIGKGGRYIPKAQAFEHIAGYACLNDVSVRDWQRHTHQFTPGKNFPGTAPFGPYLVTRDEVPDVTKLTLETRVNGNVMQHASIDDLIFDIPVLVEYISRFTPLSPGDVIATGTPGGVGDRREPPLYMKEGDVVEVEITGLGVLRNRIGTAA encoded by the coding sequence TTGAAACTCGCTAGCTTCATACACGCTGGACAGGCCACCTACGGAGTGGTCCAGGAAGAGCGCTACCAACTGCCGTCGGCAGACTTCATCGGGCGCTACCCGGACTTGGTATCGGTGCTGCAGGCCGACGCCTTGCGCGAACTCGAGCAGTCGGCGGCGGCAAGCGGGAACGCCGTGCAGGCGAGCGCGGTGCGCGCGCTTCCGGTGATCCCCAACCCGCCAAAGCTGATCTGCGTGGGCCTGAACTACAAGACCCACGTCGCCGAGACCAAGCGGGGGGAGAGCGAATACCCCTCACTGTTCCTTCGTTTCAACGACACGTTGGCGGCGCACGAAGACGTCGTGCTGCGCCCGGCCTTCTCGGAGCGCTTCGACTGGGAAGGCGAACTGGCCTTCGTGATCGGCAAGGGCGGCCGCTACATCCCGAAGGCGCAGGCCTTCGAGCACATCGCCGGCTATGCCTGCCTGAACGACGTCAGCGTTCGCGACTGGCAGCGCCACACGCACCAGTTCACGCCGGGCAAGAACTTCCCCGGCACCGCCCCGTTCGGCCCGTACCTGGTCACCAGGGACGAGGTGCCGGACGTCACCAAGCTGACGCTGGAGACGCGTGTCAATGGCAACGTGATGCAGCACGCGAGCATCGACGACCTGATCTTCGACATCCCCGTTCTGGTCGAGTACATCTCGCGCTTCACGCCGCTGTCGCCCGGTGACGTGATCGCGACCGGAACGCCCGGCGGCGTCGGCGACCGCCGCGAGCCGCCCCTTTACATGAAGGAAGGCGACGTGGTCGAGGTGGAAATCACCGGCCTCGGCGTTCTCCGCAACCGCATCGGAACGGCAGCCTGA
- a CDS encoding LysR family transcriptional regulator, protein MNVATVKLFLEVLEAGSLSKVAARRQTVQSHISRQISDFEATFGGPLFRRTGRGVAPTELGERAAVRLRSWLLETDRLAQELREESGKLLGEVRLGVIPSAAHPLMTRLFQRLQVEHPGIRLNIAEAQGTELNAMLDSGAVDMAILFRFNRPSGHEEKLLSVAHTYLIAAPGDALTKEPTVSFSRLSGLRLVLPRRPSHWRNALDEAARSLGFTLMPVAEVDSLTMQKELVATTTSLYSMMGPYSIAEELQRGRLQASKLVKPDLFRHVTLAFPKQGKLSPACRLVAETIQQLVNAWGSLTEPTVEDEAGHA, encoded by the coding sequence ATGAACGTTGCGACCGTCAAGCTCTTCTTGGAGGTGCTGGAGGCTGGCAGCCTCAGCAAGGTTGCGGCCCGCCGCCAGACCGTGCAGTCGCACATCAGCCGCCAGATCAGTGACTTCGAGGCGACCTTTGGCGGACCGCTTTTCCGGCGCACGGGCAGGGGTGTCGCGCCGACCGAGTTGGGCGAGCGCGCTGCAGTGCGGCTACGTTCCTGGCTGTTGGAGACAGACCGTCTGGCACAGGAGCTGCGCGAAGAGTCGGGCAAGCTGCTTGGCGAGGTTCGCCTGGGCGTCATCCCGTCTGCAGCGCATCCGCTGATGACCCGACTTTTTCAACGCCTGCAGGTCGAGCACCCGGGCATCCGCCTCAACATCGCCGAGGCTCAGGGCACTGAACTCAACGCGATGCTTGATAGCGGCGCCGTCGACATGGCGATCCTCTTTCGATTCAATCGCCCAAGCGGTCACGAAGAAAAACTGCTGAGCGTTGCACATACCTATTTGATCGCTGCACCGGGCGACGCGCTCACGAAGGAACCCACGGTCAGCTTCTCGCGACTGTCGGGGCTGCGCCTCGTGCTGCCTCGCCGTCCCAGTCACTGGCGCAATGCGCTTGACGAAGCAGCTCGGAGCTTGGGATTCACTCTGATGCCTGTCGCCGAAGTAGATTCATTGACGATGCAGAAAGAACTCGTGGCGACTACGACAAGCCTCTATTCGATGATGGGGCCGTACTCGATTGCCGAAGAGCTCCAACGGGGCCGTCTTCAAGCCAGCAAGCTCGTAAAGCCTGATCTCTTTCGCCACGTGACGCTGGCGTTCCCGAAACAGGGGAAGCTATCGCCTGCGTGCAGGTTGGTCGCCGAGACCATTCAACAGTTGGTCAACGCTTGGGGAAGCCTGACCGAGCCGACAGTCGAGGACGAGGCCGGGCACGCTTAG
- a CDS encoding aspartate/glutamate racemase family protein, which yields MKTLFLNPNSSEEITATLRRHIGRCGWPADRWEVAKVDDAPRIIGTASQNAEAEAALERALPALSNGFDRVVMMSSVDTGYDVAHRLFGDEAYGFTRSVLAQHRRLGQQLQIVTFDKAMTALYASTVEATGHRAVVAGWTVVDRLPAAVAAQPSLALEELRTVCRDLARTSMHPIFVVGAVGLALTDELRKDGMTGLVDPVADLLGWLGSA from the coding sequence ATGAAAACGCTGTTCCTCAACCCGAACTCGAGCGAAGAGATCACGGCGACGCTGCGGCGCCACATCGGGCGATGCGGATGGCCGGCGGACCGGTGGGAGGTTGCAAAGGTCGACGATGCCCCGAGGATCATCGGCACCGCATCGCAGAACGCCGAAGCCGAGGCTGCGTTGGAACGGGCACTGCCGGCGCTCAGCAACGGATTCGACCGGGTGGTCATGATGTCTTCGGTCGACACGGGCTACGACGTCGCCCACCGGTTGTTCGGCGACGAGGCATACGGGTTCACGCGCAGCGTGCTTGCGCAGCACCGCAGGCTTGGCCAGCAACTGCAGATCGTCACGTTCGACAAGGCGATGACCGCTCTTTACGCAAGCACCGTCGAGGCCACCGGGCATCGCGCGGTTGTCGCAGGCTGGACAGTTGTCGATCGCCTGCCGGCCGCCGTCGCGGCGCAGCCCAGCCTGGCACTGGAGGAGTTGCGCACCGTATGCCGGGACCTGGCAAGGACATCGATGCATCCGATCTTTGTCGTGGGAGCGGTCGGCCTCGCGCTGACGGACGAACTGCGAAAGGACGGCATGACAGGGCTCGTCGATCCAGTGGCCGACCTGCTCGGCTGGCTCGGCAGCGCATAG